In Rahnella sikkimica, the following are encoded in one genomic region:
- a CDS encoding LysR family transcriptional regulator: MSPFSRFSQYFTEVARTGSLRKAAEALHVSASAINRQILQAEQTLETPLFERLPTGLKLTSAGEILFDDIRRWRKEFSRTRERFDEIQGLRRGHVTISIIAALSEGIMAQLIAEVGAEHPYLTFDIRIEDSRNISEQVSAAEVDFGLLLDPIEHTGLEVQAFAELPIGIAMPVGHELSRQESLSFSDIAAYRQIIPSEPLMVNARAKLLYNRYQLLDTPSIVCNDVRMMRELIRKGAGVGVLSLLDVLPDLQENRLAFVPLQGRSAKPLTLALCVAPRRQLSRAAQIVIQKVIVMMEQLSQ; encoded by the coding sequence ATGTCTCCCTTCTCCCGTTTTTCGCAATATTTTACCGAAGTCGCCCGAACAGGAAGTTTGCGCAAAGCGGCGGAAGCGCTGCACGTCTCTGCTTCAGCCATTAACCGGCAGATTTTACAGGCCGAACAGACTCTGGAAACGCCGCTGTTTGAGCGCCTGCCGACCGGCCTGAAACTGACGTCCGCCGGTGAGATTTTGTTCGATGATATCCGCCGCTGGCGAAAAGAATTTTCCCGCACCCGCGAACGCTTTGATGAAATTCAGGGGTTGCGGCGCGGACATGTCACGATTTCCATTATCGCGGCGCTCAGTGAAGGAATTATGGCGCAGCTGATTGCCGAAGTCGGCGCGGAACATCCTTACCTTACGTTTGATATCCGCATTGAAGACAGCCGGAATATCAGCGAACAGGTCAGTGCGGCGGAAGTGGATTTTGGCCTGCTGCTCGACCCTATCGAGCATACCGGGCTGGAAGTGCAGGCGTTTGCGGAGTTGCCGATTGGCATCGCGATGCCGGTCGGGCATGAACTTTCGCGTCAGGAATCGCTTTCGTTCAGCGATATCGCGGCTTACCGGCAGATAATTCCGTCGGAACCGCTGATGGTGAACGCCCGCGCGAAGCTGCTGTACAACCGTTATCAGTTGCTGGATACGCCGTCGATTGTCTGTAATGACGTGCGCATGATGCGTGAACTTATCCGCAAAGGGGCCGGTGTGGGGGTGCTGAGTTTGCTTGACGTATTGCCTGACTTGCAGGAAAACCGGCTGGCGTTTGTGCCCTTGCAGGGACGCAGCGCCAAACCGCTGACGCTCGCGCTGTGCGTTGCGCCGCGCCGTCAGCTTTCCCGCGCCGCGCAGATTGTGATTCAGAAAGTGATCGTAATGATGGAACAACTGTCGCAGTAA
- a CDS encoding MFS transporter — translation MSFFANKKLSLPPGSALPLLVAGAFFMENLDATVIVTALPQMAKDFGVHPVDMNIGVSAYILTLTVFIPASGWIANRFGTRNVFSLALILFTLASLLCSASVSLGTFTAARMLQGFAGALMVPVGRLVVLKNTQKSDLIRAIATITWPGLVAPILGPPLGGFITTYASWHWIFLLNLPLGIIALMFSRKLIPQVAGQKGVPFDITGFVLTGAACLGLIFGLDMFNQDAISWKPVTMVGGAVIVGALAVWHSKRAAHPLLPLGALKIKSYAVTIYGGSLFRVAIGALPFLLPLMFQLGYGMNAFDAGLLVLAVFAGNLAMKPFTSPILHRFRFKSIMLVNGLLNSATIFACALLTPEVPTAITLLLLFASGMTRSMQFTALNTLAFSQVPPEQMGGANTLFNTAQQLSTGLGIAIGALSLRIAEHFLPASAGLQTGTFHIAFIIIGVFSLAGTLDSLTLDPTAGDELRRKKESVPQPASSGK, via the coding sequence ATGAGCTTCTTCGCAAACAAAAAACTCTCGCTGCCGCCAGGTTCCGCACTGCCGTTACTGGTGGCGGGCGCGTTCTTTATGGAAAATCTGGATGCCACGGTGATTGTCACCGCGCTGCCACAGATGGCGAAAGATTTCGGTGTGCATCCGGTCGATATGAATATCGGCGTGTCGGCGTACATTCTGACGCTGACGGTATTTATTCCCGCCAGCGGCTGGATCGCTAACCGGTTTGGCACGCGTAACGTCTTTTCGCTGGCGCTGATCCTGTTCACCCTCGCGTCACTGTTATGTTCAGCCAGCGTCAGTCTCGGCACGTTTACCGCCGCCCGTATGTTGCAGGGGTTTGCCGGCGCGCTGATGGTGCCGGTCGGACGACTGGTGGTACTGAAAAATACCCAAAAATCCGATCTGATCCGCGCTATCGCAACGATTACCTGGCCTGGTCTGGTCGCGCCGATCCTCGGGCCGCCGCTGGGCGGGTTTATTACGACGTATGCCTCCTGGCACTGGATATTTCTGCTCAATCTGCCGCTCGGGATTATCGCACTGATGTTCAGCCGTAAGCTGATCCCGCAGGTTGCGGGGCAGAAAGGCGTACCGTTTGATATCACCGGTTTTGTGCTGACCGGCGCAGCGTGTCTGGGGTTAATCTTCGGGCTGGATATGTTTAATCAGGACGCCATTAGCTGGAAACCGGTGACGATGGTGGGCGGCGCGGTGATCGTCGGGGCGCTGGCAGTCTGGCATTCAAAACGGGCGGCACACCCGCTCCTGCCGCTGGGGGCGCTGAAAATTAAAAGTTACGCGGTCACGATTTACGGCGGTTCACTGTTTCGCGTGGCTATCGGCGCCCTGCCGTTTTTACTGCCGCTGATGTTCCAGCTGGGTTACGGCATGAACGCGTTTGATGCCGGGCTTTTGGTGCTCGCCGTCTTCGCCGGTAATCTGGCGATGAAGCCATTTACCTCGCCGATTTTGCACCGCTTCCGGTTTAAGTCGATTATGCTGGTTAACGGTCTGCTCAATTCTGCGACGATATTTGCCTGCGCGTTGCTGACGCCGGAGGTGCCAACCGCCATCACGTTGCTGTTGCTGTTCGCCAGCGGCATGACCCGTTCGATGCAGTTCACCGCGCTCAATACCCTGGCCTTTTCGCAGGTTCCGCCAGAACAAATGGGCGGCGCGAATACGTTATTTAACACCGCACAGCAGCTTTCAACCGGGCTGGGCATTGCCATCGGCGCGCTTTCCCTGCGCATCGCGGAACATTTTTTACCGGCCAGCGCCGGGCTGCAAACCGGCACTTTCCACATCGCTTTTATTATTATCGGGGTGTTTTCTCTGGCAGGAACCCTCGACAGCCTGACGCTCGACCCTACAGCGGGCGATGAATTACGCCGCAAAAAAGAATCTGTACCCCAACCGGCTTCGTCAGGAAAATAA
- a CDS encoding YnfA family protein has product MLKTTLLFFATALAEIIGCFLPYLWLRKGGNVLLLFPAALSLAAFVWLLTLHPAASGRVYAAYGGVYVMTAMLWLRFVDGVKLSTTDWLGACVALAGMLIIISGWKTA; this is encoded by the coding sequence ATGCTCAAAACGACTTTACTGTTCTTTGCGACCGCGCTGGCGGAAATTATCGGCTGTTTTCTGCCGTATCTCTGGCTGCGTAAAGGTGGCAACGTATTACTGCTTTTCCCGGCGGCGCTGAGTCTGGCGGCGTTTGTCTGGTTGCTGACGCTGCATCCGGCGGCCAGCGGCAGGGTGTATGCGGCTTACGGCGGGGTATATGTGATGACGGCGATGTTGTGGCTGCGGTTTGTCGATGGCGTGAAACTCAGCACCACCGACTGGCTCGGCGCTTGTGTGGCGCTGGCCGGGATGCTGATTATCATTTCTGGCTGGAAAACGGCGTAA
- a CDS encoding aldo/keto reductase: MEYRLLGHSGLKVSVLSLGTMTFGGQGKFAKTGQTDVSAAQRQIGLCLDAGINLFDTADVYSGGESEVILGKALGSQRHDVLVASKARFPMGDGPNNRGSSRHHILRACEASLKRLNTDYLDLYQLHEWDGQTPLEETLRALDDLVSSGKVRYVGVSNFSAWHVMKTLGVAAANHYIRPVSQQIHYTLQAREAEYELLPAAHDQGLGVLVWSPLAGGLLSGKYRRNQAAPEGTRHLADWGEPPVRDENALYDVVDVLVDIAGQRGVSAAQIALAWLIARPQVTSVIVGARNDTQLQDNLLAADLILNSEEIERLNKVSQLPLLYPYWHQAQTAPDRLSAADLSLIAPYLKKPSS, encoded by the coding sequence ATGGAATACCGTCTGTTAGGCCATTCCGGCCTGAAAGTTTCAGTTCTCAGCCTGGGCACCATGACGTTTGGTGGTCAGGGGAAATTCGCAAAAACCGGCCAGACCGACGTCAGTGCCGCACAGCGCCAGATTGGCCTGTGTCTGGATGCCGGTATTAACTTATTCGATACCGCCGACGTTTATTCAGGCGGTGAATCGGAAGTGATTCTGGGCAAAGCGCTGGGCAGTCAGCGTCATGACGTGCTGGTTGCCAGCAAAGCCCGCTTCCCGATGGGCGATGGCCCGAACAATCGCGGTTCTTCACGGCACCATATTCTGCGCGCCTGCGAAGCCAGCCTGAAGCGTCTGAATACGGATTATCTGGATTTATATCAGTTACATGAATGGGACGGTCAGACGCCGCTGGAAGAAACGCTGCGCGCGCTCGACGATCTGGTCAGCAGCGGCAAAGTGCGTTATGTCGGTGTCTCCAACTTTTCCGCGTGGCATGTGATGAAAACGCTGGGCGTGGCGGCGGCAAATCACTATATCCGTCCGGTCAGTCAGCAAATCCATTACACCTTGCAGGCGCGTGAAGCCGAATACGAACTCCTGCCGGCGGCACACGATCAGGGGCTGGGCGTTCTTGTCTGGAGCCCGCTGGCCGGTGGCCTGCTTTCCGGTAAATACCGCCGTAATCAGGCCGCGCCCGAAGGTACACGCCATCTGGCTGACTGGGGCGAACCGCCGGTGCGTGATGAAAATGCGCTGTATGACGTGGTGGATGTTCTGGTAGATATCGCCGGGCAACGCGGTGTTTCTGCGGCGCAAATCGCGCTGGCGTGGCTGATTGCGCGCCCGCAGGTGACGTCGGTGATTGTCGGCGCGCGTAACGACACCCAGTTGCAGGACAACCTGCTCGCCGCAGATTTAATCCTGAATAGCGAGGAAATTGAAAGGCTTAATAAAGTCAGCCAGTTGCCGCTTCTTTACCCTTACTGGCATCAGGCGCAGACCGCGCCGGACCGGCTTTCTGCAGCCGATTTGTCACTGATTGCGCCTTATTTGAAAAAACCATCGTCATAA
- a CDS encoding NCS2 family permease, protein MLEKLFKLKAHRTNVRTEIVAGLTTFLAMAYILFVNPSILGATGMDKGSVFVATCLAAAIGSALMGFIANYPIALAPGMGLNAFFTYTVVLHMGYTWQIALGAVFLSACIFFALSIFKIREWIIRSIPLPLRSAIAAGIGLFLALIALENAGIVIANPATLVGLGDLTKPGPLFAMLGFILIVVLEARKVTGAVLIGVLAVTVLAIALGYSPFGGVMSMPPSIAPTFMQLDIKGAFNVSLISVVFAFLFVDVFDNSGTLIGVTKRAGLADEDGNIPKMGRALVADSAAALFGSLLGTSTTTSYIESAAGVSAGGRTGLTAIVVAILFLLSLFFAPLAGSVPAFATAPALLFIAVLMTSGLAEIDWKDITVAAPVTVTALTMPFTYSIANGIAFGFITWTLAKLLTGRWRELNSALIVLSILFVIKLGWLSA, encoded by the coding sequence ATGTTAGAAAAACTATTCAAGTTAAAAGCTCACCGTACTAACGTGCGGACTGAGATTGTGGCAGGACTGACGACATTTTTAGCAATGGCCTATATTCTGTTCGTTAACCCGTCCATTTTGGGCGCGACGGGGATGGATAAAGGCTCGGTTTTCGTGGCAACGTGTCTTGCTGCCGCAATCGGTTCCGCACTGATGGGCTTTATCGCCAACTACCCGATTGCACTGGCGCCGGGCATGGGGTTAAACGCTTTCTTCACCTACACCGTCGTGCTGCATATGGGTTACACCTGGCAGATCGCGCTGGGTGCCGTTTTCCTTTCCGCGTGTATTTTCTTCGCGTTGTCGATTTTCAAAATCCGTGAATGGATCATCCGCAGCATTCCACTGCCATTGCGTTCGGCGATTGCGGCCGGTATCGGGTTATTCCTGGCGCTGATTGCGCTGGAAAACGCCGGTATTGTGATTGCTAACCCGGCCACGCTGGTGGGTCTGGGCGACCTGACCAAGCCGGGTCCGCTGTTTGCGATGCTCGGTTTCATTCTGATTGTAGTACTGGAAGCGCGTAAAGTGACTGGCGCGGTGCTGATTGGCGTGCTGGCTGTGACGGTTCTGGCGATTGCGCTGGGTTACTCACCGTTTGGCGGCGTGATGTCCATGCCACCTTCCATCGCACCAACCTTTATGCAGCTGGACATCAAAGGCGCATTCAACGTTTCGCTGATCAGCGTCGTGTTCGCATTCCTGTTTGTTGACGTGTTTGATAACTCCGGCACCCTGATCGGCGTCACCAAACGCGCAGGTCTGGCGGACGAAGATGGCAATATCCCTAAAATGGGCCGTGCGCTGGTCGCGGACAGTGCGGCTGCGTTGTTCGGTTCATTGCTGGGGACATCAACCACCACCAGTTATATCGAATCTGCGGCGGGCGTGAGCGCCGGTGGACGTACCGGTCTGACGGCTATCGTGGTCGCGATCCTGTTCCTGCTGAGCCTGTTCTTCGCACCGCTGGCAGGAAGCGTTCCGGCATTCGCCACCGCACCTGCTCTGCTGTTCATCGCAGTTCTGATGACCTCTGGTCTGGCTGAAATCGACTGGAAAGACATTACTGTTGCCGCACCGGTCACCGTGACTGCGCTGACCATGCCGTTCACGTATTCCATTGCGAACGGTATCGCGTTTGGTTTCATCACCTGGACGCTGGCAAAACTGCTGACCGGCCGCTGGCGTGAACTGAATTCAGCGCTAATCGTGCTGTCGATTCTGTTCGTGATCAAACTGGGCTGGCTGAGCGCGTAA
- the malX gene encoding maltose/glucose-specific PTS transporter subunit IIBC has protein sequence MPANKKQKVTLWEFFQSLGKTFMLPVALLSFCGIMLGIGSSLSSHDVVTLLPVLGNPILQLIFVWMSKVGSFAFSFLPVMFAIAIPLGMARENKGVAAFSGFVGFAVLNLAINFYLTANGTLPTVDPLVLKANNIQMILGIQSIDTGILGAVIVGIIVYMLHERYNTIRLPDALAFFGGTRFVPIVTTVVLGLVGLLIPLIWPFFAAGINGLGRLIQGAGVFGPMIFGSGERLLLPFGLHHILVALIRFTEAGGTMDVCGREVSGALTIFQAQLSCPTTHGFSESATQFLSQGKMPAFLGGLPGAALAMYHCAKPENRHKIKGLLISGVVACVVGGTTEPIEFLFLFVAPVLYVIHAILTGLGFTIMSVLGVTIGNTDGNIIDFVVFGILHGTATKWYLVPVVAAIWFAAYYAIFRFSITRFNIKTPGRESESMPAAAAVPSSSKSGYNVPVILSALGGAGNIVSLDNCITRLRLSVADMSLVDDATLKANRAIGVVHLNEHNLQVVIGPQVQSVKDELDYLIREAANQPTPEPAIV, from the coding sequence ATGCCTGCCAATAAAAAACAAAAAGTCACACTTTGGGAATTCTTCCAAAGCTTGGGTAAAACCTTCATGTTGCCCGTCGCGTTGCTGTCATTTTGCGGCATCATGCTAGGTATCGGCAGCTCATTAAGCAGCCACGATGTCGTTACGCTGTTGCCTGTACTGGGCAATCCGATACTTCAACTGATATTCGTGTGGATGAGCAAAGTCGGCTCATTTGCCTTCAGCTTCCTGCCGGTCATGTTCGCTATCGCGATCCCGCTGGGTATGGCGCGTGAGAACAAAGGCGTTGCTGCCTTCTCCGGTTTTGTCGGTTTTGCCGTACTGAACCTGGCCATCAACTTCTACCTGACCGCCAACGGCACGCTGCCAACGGTTGATCCGCTGGTGCTGAAAGCCAACAACATCCAGATGATCCTCGGTATCCAGTCTATCGACACCGGTATTCTGGGCGCGGTGATCGTGGGTATCATCGTGTACATGCTGCACGAGCGTTACAACACCATTCGCCTGCCGGATGCGCTGGCGTTCTTCGGCGGTACGCGTTTTGTGCCAATCGTGACCACCGTGGTGCTCGGTTTAGTCGGTCTGCTGATCCCGTTAATCTGGCCATTCTTCGCCGCCGGGATTAACGGTTTGGGCCGTCTGATTCAGGGCGCAGGCGTGTTCGGGCCAATGATTTTCGGTTCCGGCGAACGTCTGCTGTTACCGTTCGGTCTGCACCACATTCTGGTTGCGCTGATCCGCTTCACCGAAGCCGGTGGCACAATGGACGTGTGTGGACGCGAAGTCAGCGGTGCGCTGACCATCTTCCAGGCGCAACTTTCCTGCCCGACAACACACGGTTTCTCTGAAAGCGCCACGCAGTTCCTGTCTCAGGGCAAAATGCCGGCTTTCCTCGGGGGTTTACCGGGTGCCGCACTGGCGATGTACCACTGCGCGAAACCTGAAAACCGTCATAAAATTAAAGGTCTGCTGATCTCCGGCGTGGTCGCTTGTGTGGTCGGCGGAACCACTGAACCAATCGAATTCCTGTTCCTGTTCGTTGCGCCGGTTCTGTATGTGATCCACGCAATTCTGACCGGTCTGGGCTTCACCATTATGTCGGTACTGGGCGTGACCATCGGGAATACCGACGGTAACATCATCGATTTCGTGGTCTTCGGTATTCTGCACGGCACCGCCACCAAGTGGTATCTGGTGCCTGTGGTGGCAGCAATCTGGTTCGCGGCTTATTACGCCATCTTCCGCTTCTCCATCACGCGCTTTAATATCAAAACGCCGGGTCGTGAATCAGAAAGTATGCCAGCCGCCGCCGCCGTGCCGTCTTCCAGCAAATCCGGTTACAACGTGCCGGTGATCTTAAGCGCACTGGGCGGTGCCGGTAACATCGTTTCACTCGATAACTGCATCACCCGTCTGCGTCTTTCCGTGGCGGATATGTCGCTGGTTGACGATGCGACGCTGAAAGCCAACCGGGCAATTGGCGTGGTTCATCTCAACGAACACAACCTGCAAGTGGTCATCGGCCCGCAGGTGCAGTCGGTGAAAGATGAGCTGGATTACCTTATCCGTGAAGCCGCTAATCAGCCCACGCCCGAACCGGCGATAGTGTAA
- the malI gene encoding Mal regulon transcriptional regulator MalI: MNHKKITIIDVAQHAGVSVTTVSLVLSGKGRISLSTAERVNRAVDELGFVRNRQASTLRGGESGVVGLIVRDICEPFYAEMTAGLSEMFEAQGKVLFLLQSGPSGKGLMRCFDTLLTHGVDGIVIAGGTSSISGLKEKAEEQGVPLICAARSGGIEGVDVVRPDNMLAAKMATEYLIRHGHKQIAYLGGLSNSLTRAERLGGFCSTLIQYGLPFRSEWIIECDYQQKCAADAAETLLTHYPKISAIVCHKSSVALGAYFGVLRTGAEVGGGAVDSFFQQKVALIGMEDAPESELTEPPLTSIANSAREIGHATARRLLLRIGGQNLEAQNIIVPPGLIERASA, translated from the coding sequence ATGAATCATAAAAAAATTACGATTATCGATGTTGCGCAGCACGCCGGCGTTTCTGTCACCACAGTTTCGCTGGTGCTCAGCGGCAAAGGGCGCATTTCCCTGAGCACTGCAGAACGGGTAAACCGTGCGGTGGATGAACTGGGTTTCGTGCGCAACCGGCAAGCCAGCACGCTGCGCGGCGGTGAGTCCGGCGTGGTCGGGCTGATTGTGCGTGACATCTGCGAGCCGTTTTATGCGGAAATGACCGCCGGTCTCAGTGAGATGTTTGAAGCGCAGGGCAAAGTATTATTTCTGCTGCAAAGCGGCCCGTCAGGCAAAGGTCTGATGCGCTGTTTCGACACATTGCTGACCCACGGCGTTGATGGCATTGTCATCGCCGGTGGCACCAGTTCTATTTCCGGCCTGAAAGAAAAGGCGGAAGAACAGGGCGTCCCGCTGATTTGCGCGGCGCGTTCCGGCGGTATCGAAGGCGTCGACGTTGTCCGCCCGGACAATATGCTCGCCGCTAAAATGGCCACTGAATATCTTATCCGCCACGGTCACAAACAAATCGCTTACCTCGGCGGCCTCAGTAATTCATTAACCCGCGCCGAACGTCTCGGCGGTTTTTGCTCAACCCTTATACAGTACGGCCTGCCGTTTCGCAGCGAGTGGATTATCGAGTGCGATTACCAGCAAAAATGCGCCGCCGACGCCGCCGAAACGTTGCTGACCCATTACCCGAAAATCAGCGCCATCGTTTGCCATAAATCGTCCGTCGCGCTCGGCGCGTATTTCGGCGTTTTGCGCACTGGCGCGGAAGTCGGCGGCGGGGCGGTCGACAGTTTCTTCCAGCAGAAAGTGGCGCTCATAGGCATGGAAGATGCACCGGAATCTGAGCTGACCGAGCCGCCGCTGACGTCTATCGCGAACTCCGCGCGGGAGATTGGTCATGCAACGGCGAGACGGTTATTGCTGAGGATCGGGGGGCAGAATCTGGAAGCGCAGAATATTATTGTGCCGCCGGGGCTGATAGAGAGGGCGTCGGCCTGA
- the ydfG gene encoding bifunctional NADP-dependent 3-hydroxy acid dehydrogenase/3-hydroxypropionate dehydrogenase YdfG gives MIIFVTGATAGFGAEIARRFVKEGHKVIASGRRKERLDDLKAELGDALYTVELDVTNRASIKDAIDSLPAEWSNIDVLVNNAGLALGLEKADKASLEDWDKMIDTNTKGLVYMTRAVLPGMVERNTGHVINIGSTAGNWPYAGGNVYGATKAFVRQFSLNLRTDLHGTHVRVTNIEPGLCGGTEFSNIRFKGDDEKASKTYDKTNPLTAKDVAESVFWVSTLPEHVNINSIEMMPVSQSLAGLQVHRED, from the coding sequence ATGATTATTTTTGTGACCGGCGCGACCGCCGGATTTGGCGCTGAAATCGCGCGCCGCTTTGTCAAAGAAGGCCATAAAGTGATTGCCTCTGGCCGCCGTAAAGAGCGTCTGGACGACCTGAAAGCGGAGCTGGGTGACGCGCTGTATACCGTTGAACTGGATGTCACCAACCGGGCTTCCATCAAAGATGCCATCGACAGCCTGCCTGCTGAGTGGAGCAACATTGACGTGCTGGTCAATAACGCCGGTCTGGCGCTCGGTCTGGAAAAAGCCGACAAAGCGTCGCTGGAAGACTGGGACAAAATGATCGACACCAACACCAAAGGTCTGGTGTACATGACCCGCGCCGTCCTGCCGGGCATGGTTGAACGCAACACCGGCCATGTGATTAACATCGGTTCAACGGCGGGCAACTGGCCGTATGCCGGTGGCAACGTGTATGGCGCGACCAAAGCCTTCGTCCGTCAGTTCAGCCTGAACCTGCGTACCGACCTGCATGGCACTCACGTTCGCGTGACCAATATCGAGCCGGGCCTGTGTGGCGGAACGGAATTCTCCAACATCCGCTTTAAAGGTGATGACGAGAAAGCCAGCAAAACCTACGACAAGACCAACCCGCTGACGGCAAAAGACGTCGCCGAATCCGTGTTCTGGGTTTCCACATTGCCTGAGCACGTGAACATCAACAGCATCGAGATGATGCCTGTCAGCCAGTCTCTGGCCGGTTTGCAGGTTCACCGCGAAGACTGA
- a CDS encoding DUF1161 domain-containing protein: MKKTLLAGLAIMMLAPLAVQAATCESVKADITQKIVANGLPESGFKLDIVPNDQADQAGGQVVGHCGNDTQKIIYTKTAGADDATAASPKTGTSQDSQ; this comes from the coding sequence ATGAAAAAGACACTCTTAGCTGGCCTTGCGATCATGATGTTAGCGCCGCTGGCCGTTCAGGCTGCCACCTGTGAAAGCGTGAAAGCGGATATCACCCAGAAAATCGTCGCCAACGGTTTGCCGGAATCCGGCTTTAAGCTCGATATCGTCCCGAACGATCAGGCGGATCAGGCCGGTGGTCAGGTTGTGGGTCATTGCGGGAATGATACGCAGAAGATTATCTACACGAAGACCGCTGGCGCGGATGATGCGACAGCAGCGAGTCCTAAGACGGGGACAAGCCAGGATTCTCAGTGA
- a CDS encoding YiiG family protein, with product MNIMNYNGMVCAAIISSLAFAITGCDDKKTEISVSENAPKTAQTPQTATTEKKADAPLSEAKVAEQSITPEEIIAQKMETYIRCFNVVDSSVYRSVERYASWLEDVKQGPTGKENIVYGIYPLIAQNIIPCNTEIEVVAKLQPPLEPIDSAAVSYIHSVVSIAKVINPLSKYYEQQDYKDDAFQKGKTEHIKLLSEWEVFSAASVAYRAAIEDVNDAAQLTRLKEMEKTAGQSFEYHALSIMVNAKKLNKLIQKDEFSVEDAMKMVAVIQTSIDSTKKQVVAGIDTSQFISAAENYQLAAKQLIRRIRDHEDFDEGDKMMLQSALSAFTVEGSFSKVMKSYNDMVADYNRLN from the coding sequence ATGAATATTATGAATTACAATGGAATGGTATGTGCGGCGATCATTTCCTCACTGGCCTTTGCTATTACAGGCTGTGACGATAAGAAAACGGAGATTAGCGTTTCTGAAAATGCGCCGAAAACGGCACAGACTCCGCAAACAGCAACTACAGAGAAGAAAGCTGATGCCCCCCTGAGCGAAGCGAAAGTCGCTGAGCAAAGTATCACGCCGGAAGAAATAATTGCCCAAAAAATGGAGACTTACATCCGGTGCTTTAATGTGGTGGACAGTAGTGTTTACCGTAGCGTCGAACGTTATGCATCCTGGTTAGAAGACGTGAAACAAGGCCCGACAGGCAAGGAAAATATTGTTTATGGAATATATCCCCTCATCGCACAAAATATTATCCCCTGTAATACTGAGATAGAAGTTGTTGCGAAATTGCAGCCGCCCCTCGAACCTATAGACAGTGCTGCTGTTTCTTATATTCATTCCGTTGTCAGCATTGCCAAAGTCATTAACCCATTAAGTAAATATTACGAGCAGCAAGATTACAAAGACGATGCTTTTCAGAAAGGAAAGACTGAACATATAAAATTGCTTAGCGAATGGGAGGTGTTCTCTGCCGCGTCTGTAGCATACCGGGCTGCCATTGAAGATGTGAATGATGCCGCTCAGTTAACCAGGCTTAAGGAAATGGAAAAAACGGCAGGGCAGTCTTTTGAATACCACGCGCTGTCAATAATGGTGAATGCGAAGAAGCTGAATAAGCTCATTCAGAAAGATGAATTCTCGGTTGAAGATGCCATGAAGATGGTTGCTGTTATTCAAACGTCCATTGATTCAACTAAGAAACAGGTTGTCGCCGGGATTGACACGAGCCAGTTCATTAGTGCTGCTGAAAATTACCAGTTGGCGGCGAAACAGCTCATCCGCCGGATCAGAGATCATGAAGACTTTGATGAAGGCGATAAGATGATGCTGCAAAGTGCCTTATCTGCCTTCACGGTCGAGGGTTCTTTCAGTAAAGTGATGAAAAGCTACAATGATATGGTGGCTGATTACAATCGGCTCAATTGA
- a CDS encoding DUF1283 family protein: MNTTFLRRLLPVALLVMTASWQAPALASTNCAGGTCVFGGSGNDAMSNEEARQSKEQWNETQRLRALKNQRAEKEYSKYDNAMDQRDKCNASQNINAYWEDNTQRCLDRRTGRTVMP, translated from the coding sequence ATGAATACAACGTTTTTACGCCGTTTACTGCCTGTTGCGCTTCTGGTGATGACAGCTAGCTGGCAGGCACCTGCGCTGGCATCCACCAACTGTGCGGGCGGAACCTGTGTCTTTGGCGGCAGCGGCAATGACGCCATGTCCAATGAAGAAGCGCGCCAGAGCAAAGAGCAATGGAACGAAACTCAGCGTCTGCGGGCGTTGAAAAACCAGCGCGCAGAAAAAGAATATTCCAAGTACGATAATGCTATGGACCAGCGTGATAAATGCAATGCCAGCCAGAATATCAACGCGTACTGGGAAGATAACACCCAGCGCTGCCTCGACCGCCGCACTGGCCGTACCGTAATGCCGTAA